The following coding sequences are from one Halobacteriovorax sp. JY17 window:
- the guaA gene encoding glutamine-hydrolyzing GMP synthase: MKSEKLVDRKIWIVDFGSQYTQLITRKSRELGYSSEIITLKECRELFDKNERPDALVLSGGPQSVFEDTYDYSFIFDNEDLPILGICYGMQILGKYFGGNVERGTIGEYGHATIEFSGSQKFENCPSNISVWMSHSDHISKLPNDFELAIKSGNGLIAGIVHKSRKILGLQFHPEVEHSDHGKDILNHFFKNIAELEPDWSASEMLKEATAMVKAIGDKKVLCAFSGGVDSLVAAMLSHHVLGENLYCFFVDHGLLRPQDLGHIKLLQEKLPLNIEIIDVKELFLSKLKGLSDPEEKRKMIGNTFIEVFEEKVHEFEDKKGIKFDYLLQGTLYPDVIESFSPHLEDGKSATIKSHHNVGGLPERMKLKLLEPLRHLFKDEVRRLGEELSLNHDWVYRHPFPGPGLGIRILGEIFPESIRKVQESDQILFEELHRSGLYEATWQALTVLLPIKTVGVKGDARAYEEVICLRMVNSSDGMTATWSEMPRDFLTKVSSRITNEVRGVTRVVYDITSKPPGTIEWE; this comes from the coding sequence ATGAAAAGCGAAAAGTTAGTAGATAGAAAAATTTGGATCGTTGACTTCGGTTCTCAATACACACAATTAATAACAAGAAAGTCTCGGGAGCTTGGTTATTCAAGTGAGATCATTACATTAAAAGAATGTAGAGAACTCTTTGATAAGAATGAAAGACCAGATGCGCTTGTTCTAAGTGGTGGCCCTCAGTCAGTATTTGAAGATACGTATGATTATTCCTTTATTTTTGATAATGAAGATCTTCCAATTCTTGGGATTTGTTATGGAATGCAAATTCTTGGAAAATACTTTGGTGGAAATGTAGAGAGAGGAACAATTGGGGAGTATGGACATGCGACCATTGAATTCTCTGGGTCTCAAAAGTTTGAGAATTGCCCAAGTAATATTAGCGTATGGATGAGTCATTCTGATCATATATCAAAACTTCCAAATGACTTTGAACTTGCTATTAAAAGTGGAAATGGATTGATTGCAGGGATTGTTCATAAGTCGAGAAAAATTCTAGGGCTTCAGTTTCATCCTGAAGTTGAGCATAGCGATCATGGCAAAGATATTCTAAATCACTTCTTTAAAAATATTGCAGAACTTGAGCCTGATTGGTCAGCGAGTGAAATGTTAAAAGAAGCGACAGCAATGGTGAAGGCCATTGGAGATAAGAAAGTTCTCTGCGCATTCTCTGGTGGTGTCGACTCTCTCGTTGCAGCGATGTTATCACATCACGTTCTAGGAGAGAATCTATATTGCTTCTTCGTTGATCATGGACTTCTTCGTCCGCAAGACTTAGGACACATAAAGTTACTTCAAGAGAAGCTTCCTCTTAATATCGAAATCATAGATGTAAAAGAATTATTTCTTTCTAAATTAAAAGGTCTTTCTGATCCTGAAGAGAAGAGAAAGATGATTGGTAATACTTTCATTGAAGTTTTTGAAGAGAAAGTTCATGAGTTTGAAGATAAGAAAGGAATTAAATTTGATTATCTCCTGCAAGGAACTCTCTATCCTGATGTGATTGAATCTTTTTCACCACATTTAGAAGATGGAAAATCTGCAACGATTAAGTCTCATCATAATGTGGGTGGGTTACCTGAGAGAATGAAACTTAAATTACTTGAACCATTGAGACATTTATTTAAAGATGAAGTTAGACGACTTGGAGAGGAACTTAGTTTAAATCACGATTGGGTTTATAGACATCCTTTTCCTGGTCCTGGATTAGGAATTAGAATTCTTGGAGAAATTTTTCCAGAATCTATTCGAAAGGTCCAGGAGTCTGATCAAATTCTCTTTGAAGAACTTCATCGCTCTGGATTATATGAAGCAACCTGGCAGGCCTTAACTGTTCTTCTTCCTATTAAAACTGTCGGAGTGAAGGGAGATGCAAGGGCCTACGAAGAAGTTATTTGTTTAAGAATGGTTAATAGCTCTGATGGTATGACCGCCACATGGTCTGAAATGCCGAGAGATTTTCTAACAAAGGTTTCAAGTCGAATTACAAATGAAGTGCGTGGGGTGACAAGAGTCGTCTACGATATAACTTCTAAGCCACCAGGAACAATTGAGTGGGAATAA
- a CDS encoding DUF3943 domain-containing protein, with protein sequence MLKSLLILPILLASMSSFANSTDEVKLDDWMFNPLSRFVTEKEWNKITDDMHDERVKKEKQARMFGEGKIITVDTRNQVECKSLQATLIRNTAAPVDQLESICIQNEEKPFTSFVVVGDQYRTPISFNNLSERQKKLAKQTRNFTALGAAAIGLLWVMPESVTKWDKEEISGAGLGNKWKENVKEGPVVDKDDWMINYIGHPISGAAYYTVARHAGFNKMESFGYSVVMSTFFWEYGFEAFAETPSIQDLLITPIIGSLMGEAMFTMEQKIKDNGGKLFGSEKVGGFAMALMNPAGAMLDGINGFFENDIIKSSRTYLYTQGSTTHQFGSSEVEIQDSVIGIGIELKF encoded by the coding sequence ATGCTTAAGTCACTACTAATACTTCCAATACTATTAGCTTCCATGAGCTCATTTGCAAACTCAACAGACGAAGTAAAGCTAGACGATTGGATGTTTAATCCTCTTTCTAGATTTGTCACTGAAAAAGAATGGAATAAAATTACAGATGATATGCACGACGAGCGTGTAAAGAAAGAAAAACAAGCTCGAATGTTTGGAGAAGGAAAGATAATAACAGTTGATACAAGAAATCAAGTAGAGTGTAAGTCCCTTCAAGCAACACTTATAAGAAATACTGCCGCTCCTGTTGATCAACTAGAGAGCATTTGTATTCAAAATGAAGAAAAACCATTTACATCATTTGTAGTCGTTGGTGATCAATATAGAACTCCAATTTCATTTAATAATCTTTCTGAAAGACAAAAGAAACTAGCGAAACAAACTCGAAACTTCACAGCTCTTGGAGCTGCTGCGATTGGCCTACTATGGGTAATGCCAGAATCGGTTACGAAGTGGGATAAAGAAGAAATTTCAGGAGCAGGATTAGGAAATAAGTGGAAGGAAAATGTAAAAGAAGGTCCAGTAGTAGATAAAGATGATTGGATGATTAACTATATAGGACACCCTATTTCGGGAGCAGCTTATTACACTGTAGCTCGTCACGCAGGTTTTAATAAAATGGAATCATTCGGATACAGTGTTGTTATGTCTACATTCTTTTGGGAATACGGATTTGAAGCTTTTGCTGAAACTCCTTCAATTCAAGACTTACTTATTACTCCGATTATTGGTTCACTAATGGGAGAAGCTATGTTTACGATGGAGCAAAAGATTAAAGATAATGGTGGAAAATTATTTGGCTCTGAAAAAGTTGGTGGATTTGCAATGGCATTAATGAATCCTGCCGGAGCAATGCTTGATGGTATTAATGGATTTTTTGAAAATGATATTATTAAAAGCTCTAGAACATACCTTTATACTCAAGGTTCTACTACACATCAATTTGGATCAAGTGAAGTTGAAATTCAAGACTCGGTTATTGGGATTGGAATTGAGTTAAAATTCTAA